The Scomber scombrus chromosome 5, fScoSco1.1, whole genome shotgun sequence genome window below encodes:
- the LOC133980240 gene encoding dehydrogenase/reductase SDR family member 13-like produces the protein MLTFLVVVGVVVGGAYIYRHVVVKGKRCTSKAKLHGKTVIVTGSNTGIGKTTAIDLAKRGARVILACRSKQRGEAALEEVKRESGSSQVVFMQMDLGSLKSVRSFAENFLKTETRLDILINNAGVYMQGRTEDGLGMMFGVNHIGHFLLTNLLLDRLKECEPSRVVNVSSVGHNFGKIDFDCLNTHKALGLGTSFTAVGQVYCDSKLCNVLFTHELAQRLQGTKVTCYTLHPGAINSELARNTSSVLQTLLIPVTAFFFKNTIQGAQTTLHCALQEGIEPLNGHYFSNCTVREVYAKAKDDAAAKKLWELSERLCGLA, from the exons ATGTTAACCTTCCTGGTAGTAGTGGGGGTCGTCGTGGGGGGAGCTTACATTTACCGTCATGTTGTGGTGAAGGGGAAGCGGTGCACAAGCAAAGCAAAGCTGCATGGGAAAACTGTGATTGTGACTG GCAGTAACACAGGCATTGGGAAGACCACAGCCATAGACTTGGCTAAAAGAGGAGCCAGAGTGATTCTGGCCTGTCGCAgcaagcagagaggagaggctgCTCTTGAAGAAGTCAAGAGG GAGAGTGGCAGTAGTCAGGTGGTGTTCATGCAGATGGATCTGGGGAGTCTCAAGTCTGTTCGCAGCTTTGCGGAAAACTTCCTGAAGACTGAAACCAGATTGGACATCCTCATCAACAATGCAG GGGTTTACATGCAGGGACGGACAGAGGACGGACTGGGAATGATGTTTGGTGTCAACCACATCGgccacttcctgttaaccaacCTGTTGCTGGACCGGCTGAAAGAGTGCGAACCAAGCCGGGTGGTCAATGTGTCATCTGTGGGACATAACTTTGGAAAAATTGACTTTGACTGCCTGAACACTCACAAAGCTCTGGGACTGGGGACATCCTTCACGGCGGTTGGACAGGTCTACTGTGATAGTAAGCTGTGCAACGTCCTCTTCACACATGAGCTGGCCCAGAGACTGCAGGGAACCAAGGTCACCTGCTATACCCTTCATCCAG GAGCTATCAACTCTGAGCTGGCCAGGAACACTAGCTCAGTACTGCAAACCCTCCTGATACCTGTGACTGCCTTTTTCTTCAAAAACACCATCCAGGGAGCCCAGACCACCCTGCACTGTGCTCTACAGGAGGGCATCGAACCTCTCAATGGACATTACTTCTCCAACTGCACTGTGAGAGAAGTCTATGCTAAAGCCAAGGATGATGCTGCAGCTAAGAAGCTGTGGGAGCTCAGTGAGAGACTGTGTGGTCTTGCATAA